From the genome of Malus sylvestris chromosome 6, drMalSylv7.2, whole genome shotgun sequence, one region includes:
- the LOC126627468 gene encoding 50S ribosomal protein L11, chloroplastic-like: MASSVSTYHHVLSSLSSQKTNSRHNVKTQLSSSLWGSPMSISSMFSSNPTTSLQFQTRRRLSVTAMAPPKAKPGGKAKKVIGMIKLALEAGKATPAPPVGPALGSKGVNIMAFCKDYNARTADKPGYVIPVEITVYDDKSFTFILKTPPASVLLLKAAGVDKGSKDPKMEKVGKVTIDQLRTIAQEKLPDLNCTTIESAMRIIAGTAANMGIDVDPPVLEPKKKEALL; the protein is encoded by the exons ATGGCGTCCTCCGTGTCTACCTACCACCAcgtcctctcctctctctcttctcagaAGACCAATAGCCGCCACAATGTGAAGACTCAGCTATCTTCCTCCCTCTGGGGCTCGCCGATGAGCATAAGCAGCATGTTCTCCTCCAACCCCACCACCTCCCTCCAATTCCAGACCCGGCGGCGCCTCAGCGTTACCGCCATGGCTCCGCCGAAAGCCAAGCCGGGCGGGAAAGCCAAAAAGG TGATTGGAATGATAAAGCTGGCGTTGGAGGCCGGGAAGGCGACTCCGGCTCCGCCGGTCGGGCCGGCGCTGGGTTCGAAGGGTGTAAATATCATGGCTTTTTGTAAGGATTACAATGCCAGGACGGCGGACAAGCCCGGCTATGTCATTCCAGTTGAAATCACCGTCTATGAT GATAAGAGTTTTACTTTCATTTTGAAGACCCCACCTGCTTCGGTTTTGCTTCTTAAGGCTGCAG GAGTGGATAAAGGTTCAAAAGACCCGAAGATGGAGAAAGTGGGAAAGGTCACCATTGATCAGCTGCGAACAATTGCGCAAGAAAAGCTGCCGGACTTGAATTGCACGACAATAGAATCCGCAATGAGAATCATAGCAGGCACTGCAGCTAATATGGGGATCGATGTCGACCCTCCTGTTCTAGAACCCAAAAAGAAGGAAGCTCTGCTGTAA
- the LOC126624994 gene encoding metal tolerance protein 1-like encodes MEAQNSGNSHMIEVCGDVQDMDTSLGGRKICGDGPCGFSDAKTSSKDAQERSASMRKLLIAVILCVIFMSVEVVGGIKANSLAILTDAAHLLSDVAAFAISLFSLWASGWEATPRQSYGFFRIEILGALVSIQMIWLLAGILVYEAIARLIHDTGEVQGFLMFVVSAFGLVVNIAMALLLGHDHGHDHGHGHGHGGHGHGHGGHGHGHEDHDETHNHGITVTTHHSHHHIHHPVVHSNHDDKHHHTEVVNISEPLLSHSSEGEKKQEGKGKKQRNVNLQGAYLHVLGDAIQSIGVMIGGGIIWYKPEWKIIDLICTLVFSIIVLATTIRMLRNILEVLMESTPREIDATKIEKGLCEMDEVIAIHELHIWAITVGKVLMACHVIVKSDANADVVLEKVIDYIKREYNISHVTIQIERQ; translated from the coding sequence ATGGAAGCTCAAAATTCTGGGAATTCGCATATGATTGAAGTATGTGGTGATGTGCAAGATATGGATACGAGCTTGGGTGGGAGAAAAATTTGTGGAGATGGACCGTGCGGATTTTCAGATGCTAAAACCAGTTCCAAAGATGCACAGGAACGGTCAGCGTCCATGCGGAAGCTTTTGATAGCGGTTATCCTGTGTGTCATTTTCATGAGTGTGGAGGTTGTTGGGGGTATCAAAGCCAACAGTCTTGCAATTCTCACTGATGCGGCTCATTTATTGTCAGATGTTGCTGCATTTGCAATTTCTTTATTCTCACTTTGGGCATCAGGATGGGAGGCAACTCCTCGTCAGTCTTACGGTTTCTTCCGGATTGAAATACTTGGTGCTCTTGTTTCCATTCAGATGATTTGGCTGCTTGCTGGGATCCTTGTTTATGAAGCCATTGCAAGACTTATCCATGACACTGGTGAAGTTCAGGGCTTTCTCATGTTTGTTGTTTCTGCGTTTGGTTTAGTGGTGAATATCGCCATGGCACTCTTATTAGGTCATGATCATGGGCATGATCACGGACATGGCCATGGCCATGGTGGGCATGGTCATGGACATGGTGGGCATGGTCATGGACATGAGGATCATGATGAGACACATAACCATGGGATTACTGTGACCACACATCACTCTCATCATCATATTCATCATCCTGTGGTGCACTCGAATCATGATGACAAACACCATCATACCGAGGTAGTTAACATCTCAGAACCTCTGCTCAGTCATAGCTCTGAAGGTGAAAAGAAACAAGAAGGCAAAGGGAAGAAGCAACGAAACGTCAATCTGCAGGGGGCTTATCTTCATGTACTTGGCGATGCCATTCAGAGTATTGGAGTGATGATTGGTGGAGGGATTATCTGGTACAAGCCTGAGTGGAAGATTATTGATCTGATATGTACCCTTGTATTTTCAATAATCGTGCTGGCGACAACAATCCGGATGTTGAGGAACATTTTGGAGGTTTTGATGGAGAGTACTCCTAGAGAGATTGATGCCACAAAGATTGAGAAAGGTCTCTGCGAGATGGACGAGGTAATTGCCATTCACGAGCTGCACATATGGGCAATAACTGTTGGGAAGGTGTTAATGGCTTGTCATGTTATCGTTAAGTCAGATGCTAATGCTGATGTGGTGCTGGAAAAGGTTATAGACTACATCAAGAGAGAATATAATATCAGTCATGTAACGATTCAGATAGAGCGACAGTAA
- the LOC126625558 gene encoding uncharacterized protein LOC126625558, whose translation MVESIVLDHAFWTQSEHVCQVFEPLYKVLRIVDTEVYPTMRAIYELMRVVKDELERKHGARWVIKIIEDRWYKTLYHDLHAAAYYLNPRYQYRPGVGDDGTLIHAVHNVYSKLDPASLAVGQFGNELTWFKDARRTFGEPISVVAQTKMSPKGN comes from the exons atggtggaaagtatagtgcttgatcatgctttttggacacaatcagaacatgtgtgccaagtgtttgaacctctttacaaagttttacggatcgttgacacagaagtgtatcctactatgagggcaatatatgagttgatgcgtgtagtgaaagatgaattggaaagaaaacatggtgcaaggtgggtcataaagataattgaagaccgatggtataaaacattataccacgatttgcatgcagcag catattatttgaatcctcgataccaatacagacccggtgttggagatgatggtacccttatacatgctgtacataatgtatactctaaattagaccctgcatcactagcagttggccaatttggaaatgag ctaacatggtttaaagatgcaagaagaactttcgGAGAACCAATATCAGTTGTTGCTCAAACaaaaatgtctccta agggtaactAA